The Listeria swaminathanii genome has a window encoding:
- a CDS encoding lysylphosphatidylglycerol synthase transmembrane domain-containing protein: MSGGAKKNLFNIAIVLAISIGFIIWQFQGVDISTFFASMLKVNPWWLLAAFAAMFIYWFLEAVVLQTASKPANKEQRFFSSFRITMIGQFFNTITPMSTGGQPAQLVMLTKQGMDAGRGSSVLLVKFIIYQAMVVLNFLVILIFGIHYLMTGVTQLKFLVLLGFGVHVIVIAALILVGRSQKFTTKLVHVLLVPTRLFMKKEKVANLRNMLDEKIVTFHEESSRIGKDWKLIVRCCFYTTLQLWIYFSIPFFILQAIGVTGIGLYMAITYHAFIIMFATVMPTPGGAGGAEYTFTLLFGMLLGPAKLLMALVLWRIITYYSCIVFGAGALLIKDTASQKIKPHIEALAKAPVKNLPQ, translated from the coding sequence ATGAGTGGAGGCGCGAAGAAAAATCTATTTAATATTGCGATTGTATTAGCGATTAGTATCGGCTTCATTATTTGGCAATTTCAAGGCGTAGATATCTCCACTTTTTTCGCTTCGATGTTAAAAGTGAACCCTTGGTGGCTCCTCGCGGCATTTGCTGCGATGTTTATTTACTGGTTTTTAGAAGCGGTCGTTTTACAAACGGCATCTAAACCAGCGAATAAAGAGCAACGGTTCTTTTCGTCTTTTCGGATTACGATGATTGGCCAATTTTTTAATACAATTACTCCGATGTCAACTGGTGGGCAACCGGCGCAACTTGTGATGTTAACGAAGCAAGGCATGGATGCGGGACGAGGCAGCTCAGTTTTACTCGTGAAATTCATTATTTATCAAGCGATGGTTGTGCTGAACTTTTTAGTTATTTTGATTTTTGGTATCCATTATTTAATGACGGGTGTGACACAACTGAAATTCCTTGTTTTACTTGGTTTTGGTGTCCATGTCATCGTTATCGCGGCCCTTATTTTAGTAGGTAGAAGCCAAAAATTCACGACAAAATTAGTCCATGTCTTACTCGTACCGACGCGACTATTTATGAAAAAGGAAAAAGTAGCTAATTTAAGAAATATGCTAGATGAAAAAATTGTTACTTTCCACGAAGAAAGTAGTCGGATTGGGAAAGATTGGAAATTAATTGTGCGTTGCTGTTTTTACACGACGTTACAACTTTGGATTTATTTTTCTATTCCGTTCTTTATTTTACAAGCAATTGGTGTCACAGGAATTGGGCTGTATATGGCGATTACGTATCACGCATTTATTATTATGTTTGCGACGGTCATGCCAACTCCGGGCGGCGCGGGTGGTGCTGAGTATACTTTCACCCTGCTATTCGGGATGTTACTTGGACCAGCCAAATTACTAATGGCACTCGTTTTATGGCGAATTATTACCTATTATAGCTGCATTGTTTTTGGTGCTGGAGCCTTGTTAATTAAAGATACAGCATCCCAGAAAATCAAGCCGCATATCGAAGCGCTCGCAAAAGCACCAGTTAAAAATTTACCACAATAA
- a CDS encoding UDP-N-acetylglucosamine 1-carboxyvinyltransferase: MTDKLIIQGGKKLTGTLQVDGAKNSAVALIPAAILAESEVVLEGLPDISDVYTLYDILEELGGTVRYDNKTAVIDPTDMISMPLPSGNVKKLRASYYLMGAMLGRFKKAVIGLPGGCYLGPRPIDQHIKGFEALGAKVTNEQGAIYLRADELKGARIYLDVVSVGATINIMLAAVRAKGKTIIENAAKEPEIIDVATLLTNMGAIIKGAGTDTIRITGVDHLHGCHHTIIPDRIEAGTFMVLAAASGKGVRIENVIPTHLEGIIAKLTEMGVPMDIEEDAIFVGEVEKVKKVDIKTYAYPGFPTDLQQPLTALLTRAEGSSVITDTIYPSRFKHIAEIERMGGKFKLEGRSAVISGPVKLQGSKVTATDLRAGAALVIAGLLADGETEIHGVEHIERGYSKIIEKLSAIGADITRSNAAETKL, translated from the coding sequence GTGACGGATAAACTGATTATTCAAGGCGGAAAAAAATTAACTGGCACTTTGCAAGTTGATGGTGCAAAAAATAGTGCGGTGGCCTTGATTCCAGCTGCAATTTTGGCGGAGTCTGAAGTAGTTTTAGAAGGGTTACCAGATATTTCGGATGTATATACACTTTATGATATTTTAGAAGAACTTGGCGGCACAGTTCGCTATGATAATAAAACAGCAGTTATTGATCCAACAGATATGATTTCGATGCCACTTCCATCAGGAAATGTGAAGAAATTACGCGCGTCTTATTATTTAATGGGTGCAATGTTAGGTCGATTTAAAAAAGCAGTTATTGGTCTTCCGGGTGGTTGCTATTTAGGGCCACGTCCCATTGACCAACATATTAAAGGCTTCGAAGCTCTAGGCGCAAAAGTAACTAACGAACAAGGTGCGATTTATTTGCGTGCCGATGAACTAAAAGGTGCGCGGATTTACTTAGACGTTGTAAGTGTAGGCGCTACAATTAATATTATGCTAGCAGCTGTTCGTGCAAAAGGAAAAACAATTATCGAAAATGCAGCTAAAGAACCGGAAATCATTGATGTTGCCACACTTTTAACAAATATGGGCGCAATTATTAAAGGTGCTGGAACAGATACTATTCGCATTACTGGGGTAGATCATCTGCATGGTTGCCATCACACAATTATTCCGGATCGAATCGAAGCAGGAACATTCATGGTGCTTGCAGCGGCTTCTGGTAAAGGTGTGCGAATCGAAAATGTTATTCCGACCCACTTAGAAGGAATCATTGCTAAACTTACAGAAATGGGCGTTCCGATGGATATAGAAGAAGATGCTATTTTTGTAGGAGAAGTAGAAAAAGTGAAAAAGGTAGATATTAAAACATATGCTTATCCAGGTTTTCCAACGGATTTGCAACAGCCGCTAACCGCACTTTTAACACGCGCGGAAGGTAGTAGCGTTATTACGGATACAATTTATCCAAGCCGTTTTAAACATATTGCGGAAATCGAGCGAATGGGCGGGAAGTTTAAATTAGAAGGCAGATCAGCAGTCATAAGTGGGCCTGTAAAGCTACAAGGTTCTAAAGTTACAGCGACCGATTTACGTGCTGGCGCTGCGCTAGTTATTGCCGGTCTTTTAGCTGACGGAGAAACAGAAATTCATGGCGTAGAACACATTGAACGTGGTTACAGTAAAATTATTGAAAAACTGTCTGCTATTGGAGCCGATATAACTCGTAGCAATGCAGCAGAAACGAAATTATAA
- the rho gene encoding transcription termination factor Rho: MAKLSIAYLESLTIKEIYALAKEHKIAYYSKLTKRELIFALLKSNAEKEGFFFMEGVLEIIPNEGFGFLRPINYSSSSEDIYISASQIRRFELRTGDKVSGKVRPPKENERYFGLLHVEAVNGENPEVAKERVHFPGLTPLYPDRQIHLETGKNPISTRTIDLISPIGFGQRGLIVAPPKAGKTVLLKEIANAITTNHPDSELIVLLIDERPEEVTDIERSVKADVVSSTFDEVPENHIKVAELVLERAMRLVEQKRDVVILMDSITRLARAYNLVIPPSGRTLSGGIDPAAFHRPKRFFGAARNIEEGGSLTILATALVDTGSRMDDVIYEEFKGTGNMELHLDRQLAERRVFPAIDMRRSGTRKEELLLSKDRLEQLWKIRKAMPKQSDGLEISERFVRYLKKTENNEAFYELLQEEMFKK, translated from the coding sequence ATGGCTAAACTGTCCATTGCATACTTAGAAAGTTTAACAATTAAAGAAATCTACGCTTTAGCAAAAGAACATAAAATTGCGTATTACAGCAAACTAACAAAACGAGAATTGATTTTTGCTTTATTAAAATCAAATGCAGAAAAAGAAGGATTTTTCTTCATGGAAGGTGTACTAGAAATTATTCCAAATGAAGGTTTCGGCTTTTTGCGCCCAATCAATTATTCGTCTAGCTCAGAAGATATTTACATTTCCGCGTCCCAAATTAGACGTTTTGAGTTAAGAACTGGGGATAAAGTTTCTGGGAAAGTTCGTCCTCCGAAAGAAAACGAACGTTATTTTGGCTTGCTTCATGTTGAAGCTGTAAATGGAGAAAATCCGGAAGTTGCGAAAGAAAGAGTACATTTTCCAGGGTTAACGCCACTTTATCCAGATCGTCAAATTCATTTAGAAACGGGAAAAAATCCGATTTCAACTAGGACGATTGATTTGATTTCACCAATTGGATTTGGGCAACGTGGACTTATCGTAGCGCCACCAAAAGCGGGGAAAACCGTATTGCTCAAAGAAATTGCTAATGCGATTACGACGAATCACCCGGATTCCGAATTGATTGTCTTGTTAATTGATGAGCGTCCGGAAGAAGTAACGGATATTGAACGTTCTGTAAAAGCAGATGTTGTCAGTTCCACATTTGATGAGGTGCCAGAGAATCATATTAAAGTGGCAGAACTAGTACTTGAACGCGCGATGCGTCTAGTCGAACAAAAGCGTGATGTAGTTATTTTAATGGATAGCATTACACGACTAGCTAGAGCCTACAATCTAGTTATTCCGCCAAGTGGTCGTACACTTTCTGGCGGTATTGATCCAGCTGCTTTCCACAGACCTAAGCGTTTCTTTGGAGCTGCTCGAAATATTGAAGAAGGCGGAAGTTTAACAATCCTTGCCACGGCTTTAGTTGATACAGGCTCACGTATGGACGATGTTATTTACGAAGAATTCAAAGGAACTGGAAACATGGAATTGCATCTTGATCGCCAACTTGCAGAACGCCGCGTCTTCCCAGCGATTGATATGCGCCGCTCCGGAACACGAAAAGAAGAATTGCTACTATCCAAAGATCGCCTAGAACAACTTTGGAAAATCCGTAAAGCAATGCCAAAACAAAGCGACGGACTTGAGATTTCAGAACGTTTCGTACGCTATTTAAAGAAAACGGAAAATAACGAAGCTTTTTATGAATTATTGCAAGAAGAGATGTTTAAAAAATAA
- a CDS encoding glycosyltransferase family 2 protein — protein sequence MKLITISVPAYNEQESIVTLYETVVNVMESIKDKYTFELLFINDGSKDNTLEIVKQLHNKDERVGFVDLSRNYGKEIAMAAGFDYAKGDAVITMDADLQHPPELIVEMVELWELGYEDVYARRNKRPGENWLKKATSKYYYKMLQKVTKTPVLPDTGDFRLLDRRCVDAIKKLRETQRYTKGLYNWIGFKKVEVTFDAAPRHAGETKWNYRALINLALEGITSYTTLPLRLSTVAGFTISIGTFIYLIYILIKTLIVGSSTSGFPTLMITILFLGGIQLTSIGIIGEYLGRIFNEVKKRPLYFVEEYNGEKEDVK from the coding sequence ATGAAACTAATTACAATATCTGTTCCTGCATATAATGAGCAAGAATCTATTGTTACATTATATGAAACGGTTGTGAATGTAATGGAGTCCATTAAGGATAAATATACATTCGAATTGCTATTTATCAATGATGGAAGTAAAGATAATACATTGGAAATAGTAAAGCAACTGCATAATAAAGATGAACGAGTAGGTTTTGTGGATTTATCAAGAAATTACGGGAAAGAAATAGCAATGGCAGCGGGATTCGATTATGCAAAAGGGGATGCCGTCATTACGATGGATGCGGACTTACAACATCCACCTGAATTAATCGTAGAAATGGTCGAGCTATGGGAACTAGGGTATGAAGATGTTTATGCAAGACGGAATAAAAGACCAGGAGAAAATTGGTTAAAAAAAGCAACCTCTAAATATTATTATAAAATGCTACAAAAAGTAACAAAAACGCCGGTTCTTCCAGATACAGGCGATTTTCGTTTGCTTGATAGACGATGTGTAGATGCTATCAAAAAGCTAAGAGAAACACAGCGCTATACAAAAGGATTATATAATTGGATCGGATTTAAAAAAGTAGAAGTAACTTTTGATGCTGCGCCAAGACATGCCGGTGAAACTAAATGGAATTACCGAGCTTTGATTAATTTGGCTCTTGAAGGAATTACTTCTTATACCACTTTACCGCTAAGATTATCAACGGTTGCTGGATTTACAATATCAATCGGTACATTTATATATTTAATTTATATACTGATTAAAACCTTAATTGTAGGTTCTAGCACTAGTGGCTTCCCTACCTTGATGATAACTATACTATTTTTAGGTGGAATTCAGTTAACTAGTATTGGGATTATCGGTGAATATTTAGGAAGAATTTTTAATGAAGTCAAGAAACGTCCGCTTTATTTTGTAGAAGAATACAACGGAGAGAAAGAAGATGTCAAATGA
- the gtcA gene encoding cell wall teichoic acid glycosylation protein GtcA has translation MSRVRQLLDKLPWYTDSIHSILMYLIMGGFTTLINIVTFWLCTDLLNWDYRIANTIAWVASVLFAYFSNKKYVFDSYTPTWKEKAREVSSFFGFRFLTYIVDFFVMILLISGLGINELWAKIWTNVIVLVLNYVFSKWIIFRVRK, from the coding sequence ATGAGTAGAGTAAGGCAATTACTAGATAAATTACCGTGGTATACAGATAGCATACATAGCATTTTAATGTATTTAATTATGGGTGGATTTACCACCTTGATTAATATCGTGACTTTTTGGTTATGTACTGATTTATTAAATTGGGATTACCGAATTGCAAATACAATAGCATGGGTAGCATCTGTATTGTTCGCCTATTTTTCTAATAAAAAGTATGTTTTTGATAGCTATACTCCCACATGGAAAGAAAAAGCGAGAGAAGTTTCTTCGTTCTTTGGTTTTAGATTTTTAACATATATAGTTGATTTCTTCGTAATGATCCTATTAATTAGTGGACTAGGAATAAATGAACTATGGGCAAAAATTTGGACGAATGTAATTGTATTAGTATTGAATTATGTATTTAGTAAGTGGATTATTTTTAGAGTGAGAAAATAA
- a CDS encoding DUF6056 family protein, with product MINSIKKDGVKIGIFSFIIFLFYLYLSYCTPLTHDDWTWGIRLGMNRFYDGFKDYNGRYFGNICELIITRVDWFRILIMGVFGAAIVVLPLLIAKTAKLTIGFLSLFLMLGVTSDMFSSTFAWAAGFANYNTATICILVYLLIIKNIFYEKTPKYSIWLLIFAVPLGIGSQLFVEHATIYNVFAGAFVIIYSFMKFRKFFAFHIVYLVSALIGAVIMFSNGAYVKIFTGADNYRTIDTDMGIFEKIYSIFSTSMYKFLIMNNIILNFVLAVFCIFLLVKIGKNLPTWKIWVKNIFIAILTIYPFYRPFIVDRMQLSIFTDVAKTSEFEAWISLLFYLTILFTIILFFKKSSLKVELSFYLISAVFIAGPLFFVTPFGSRCFILSYAFFVLFIVRLLVYLVDEEFINLKAISIPIITLALTLVFAYSVIFAQIKISDNERMDSIQQQIDEGKKVVTVKPLKHEKFLWNSKLMIPGFQADNFKIFFNLPKDVQLKNAPEK from the coding sequence ATGATAAATAGCATAAAAAAAGATGGCGTTAAAATTGGGATTTTTAGTTTTATTATTTTTTTGTTTTACTTGTATCTGTCTTATTGTACGCCATTAACCCATGATGACTGGACTTGGGGAATTAGACTTGGAATGAATCGATTCTATGATGGATTTAAAGATTATAATGGACGTTATTTTGGGAATATTTGTGAGTTAATTATTACGAGGGTTGATTGGTTCCGTATCCTAATTATGGGTGTGTTTGGTGCTGCAATTGTAGTATTACCACTTTTAATTGCCAAAACAGCAAAGTTAACTATCGGTTTCCTTAGCTTATTCTTAATGTTAGGTGTAACTAGCGATATGTTTTCTTCTACATTCGCATGGGCAGCTGGTTTTGCTAATTATAATACAGCGACTATTTGTATTTTAGTATATTTATTAATTATAAAAAATATCTTCTATGAGAAGACACCTAAGTATTCTATTTGGCTACTAATATTCGCCGTTCCACTTGGTATTGGTTCTCAATTATTTGTTGAACATGCAACAATTTACAATGTGTTTGCGGGCGCTTTTGTTATCATTTATAGCTTCATGAAATTTAGAAAGTTTTTTGCTTTCCATATCGTATATCTTGTATCAGCGCTTATCGGAGCGGTTATCATGTTTTCCAATGGTGCTTATGTAAAAATATTCACTGGTGCAGATAATTACCGGACTATCGATACGGACATGGGGATTTTTGAGAAGATCTATTCTATTTTCTCTACCAGCATGTATAAATTTTTAATTATGAATAATATTATTTTAAACTTTGTATTAGCTGTTTTTTGTATTTTCCTTCTTGTGAAGATCGGGAAGAACTTACCAACTTGGAAAATATGGGTGAAAAATATTTTCATCGCAATCTTGACAATTTATCCTTTCTACCGACCATTTATTGTTGATAGAATGCAATTAAGCATTTTTACAGATGTGGCAAAAACTTCTGAATTCGAAGCTTGGATTTCGTTATTATTTTATTTAACTATCCTGTTTACGATTATCTTATTCTTCAAGAAGAGTTCTTTAAAAGTAGAGCTTAGTTTCTACCTAATATCTGCCGTGTTTATTGCGGGGCCACTGTTCTTTGTCACACCTTTTGGCTCAAGATGCTTTATCCTTTCTTATGCATTTTTCGTGTTATTTATTGTTCGCCTGCTTGTTTACCTTGTAGATGAAGAGTTTATAAATTTAAAAGCTATTAGTATTCCGATAATCACGCTGGCGCTAACGTTAGTGTTTGCCTACAGTGTCATTTTTGCTCAAATAAAAATTTCTGATAATGAAAGAATGGATAGTATCCAACAGCAAATAGATGAAGGGAAAAAAGTGGTAACAGTTAAGCCGCTAAAACATGAGAAATTCTTATGGAATAGTAAATTAATGATCCCTGGTTTCCAAGCAGATAATTTCAAGATTTTCTTCAATTTACCTAAAGATGTACAACTTAAAAACGCACCTGAGAAATAA
- a CDS encoding type B 50S ribosomal protein L31 — protein sequence MKTGIHPEYRPVVFVDTSTDFKFLSGSTKSSSETIKWEDGNEYPLLRVEISSDSHPFYTGKQKHATADGRVDRFNKKYGLK from the coding sequence ATGAAAACTGGAATTCATCCTGAGTACCGTCCAGTGGTATTTGTTGATACTAGTACTGATTTCAAATTTTTGTCAGGTTCTACTAAGAGCTCAAGCGAAACAATTAAATGGGAAGATGGCAACGAGTATCCTTTACTACGTGTCGAAATCTCTTCTGATTCGCACCCGTTCTATACTGGTAAACAAAAACATGCGACTGCAGACGGCCGTGTGGACCGCTTCAACAAAAAATACGGTCTCAAATAA
- a CDS encoding homoserine dehydrogenase, with protein sequence MEAKLQVGVLGFGTVGSGVIHILEEHQEKISQVTGYHISVKKVLVRDLEKNRRYETKGFELTTNPSDVLDDPEIAVVVEVMGSITTAREYILQALKAGKHVVTANKDLIALHGDELVAVAQANKCDLFYEASVAGGIPILRTIVNSLAADKIQKVMGIVNGTTNFMLTKMTSEKKSYEEVLAEAQALGFAESDPTNDVDGIDAARKMVIMTRLAFGMNVNLDNVETNGIRGISPEDIEVAYQLGYKIKLVGTAEETNGTVNVNVGPVLLPKAHPLAGVNYENNAVFVTGAAVGETMFYGPGAGELPTATSVVSDLITVAKNSRLGTNGNAFNSYKHETKHTPKEQVFSKYYLRLTMDDKTGTFLKLTQIFAEAGVGFDKILQQPYDDFTATVVIVTHSTSQAQLEQAITRVKDEPEMQMLAKYSVVEG encoded by the coding sequence GTGGAAGCAAAGTTACAAGTAGGTGTGTTAGGATTTGGAACGGTAGGTAGCGGTGTTATTCATATTTTAGAAGAGCATCAAGAAAAAATCAGTCAAGTAACTGGATACCATATTTCTGTTAAGAAAGTGCTAGTTCGTGACTTAGAAAAAAATCGCCGTTATGAAACAAAAGGTTTTGAACTAACCACCAATCCGTCTGATGTACTGGATGATCCAGAAATTGCTGTTGTTGTCGAGGTTATGGGCAGCATCACAACTGCGCGGGAATACATTTTGCAGGCCTTGAAAGCTGGAAAACATGTAGTAACTGCGAATAAGGATTTGATTGCGCTACACGGCGACGAATTAGTGGCAGTTGCACAAGCTAATAAATGTGATTTGTTTTATGAAGCAAGCGTTGCAGGCGGGATTCCCATTTTACGTACAATCGTAAATAGCCTTGCAGCAGATAAAATTCAAAAAGTAATGGGTATCGTCAACGGGACGACCAATTTCATGCTAACAAAAATGACATCAGAGAAAAAGTCATACGAAGAAGTTTTAGCAGAAGCCCAAGCACTAGGATTTGCCGAGTCCGACCCAACGAATGACGTGGACGGAATCGATGCAGCTAGAAAAATGGTTATTATGACAAGACTCGCATTTGGTATGAATGTGAATTTAGATAATGTAGAAACAAATGGTATTCGCGGGATTTCTCCTGAAGATATCGAAGTAGCGTACCAATTAGGCTATAAAATTAAACTTGTAGGTACTGCCGAAGAAACAAATGGCACAGTTAATGTCAACGTTGGACCAGTATTATTACCAAAGGCACATCCGCTTGCAGGCGTTAACTATGAAAATAATGCCGTATTTGTAACTGGTGCAGCTGTCGGAGAAACAATGTTTTACGGACCTGGTGCTGGCGAATTACCAACAGCGACAAGTGTTGTTAGTGATTTGATTACTGTTGCGAAAAATAGTCGTCTAGGTACAAACGGTAATGCTTTCAACAGCTACAAACACGAAACAAAACACACACCAAAAGAACAAGTTTTCTCCAAATACTATCTTCGTCTAACAATGGACGATAAAACAGGAACCTTCCTCAAGTTAACGCAAATTTTTGCAGAAGCTGGCGTTGGTTTTGATAAAATTTTACAACAACCGTATGATGATTTTACAGCGACTGTTGTTATCGTGACACACTCAACAAGCCAAGCGCAATTAGAACAAGCAATCACTAGGGTGAAAGACGAGCCAGAAATGCAAATGCTCGCAAAATATTCCGTTGTGGAGGGTTAA
- the thrC gene encoding threonine synthase codes for MYKGLLEKYKEYLPVTDKTPMISLAEGNTPLIPLPNLSKELGVTLYGKYEGLNPTGSFKDRGMVMAVAKAKEEGAEAVICASTGNTSAAAAAYATRAGLKAYIVIPEGKVALGKLAQAVMYGADIISIQGNFDEALKSVRELAKTEAVTLVNSVNPYRLEGQKTAAFEICEQLGSAPDVLAIPVGNAGNISAYWKGFKEWNEAKASGLPRMHGFEAEGAAAIVQGKPIDNPETIATAIRIGNPASWGLAEAARDESGGYIHSVTDDEIVNAYKKIAAQDGVFIEPGSAASLAGVIQHVANGTIKKGETVVCVFTGNGLKDPDTAMSVHEIPISHVDDIEAMRTHLRSGVNA; via the coding sequence ATGTATAAAGGTTTACTAGAAAAATATAAAGAATATCTACCAGTAACTGATAAAACGCCAATGATTTCACTTGCGGAAGGAAATACACCACTTATTCCATTGCCGAATTTGTCCAAAGAACTTGGCGTTACTTTATATGGAAAATATGAAGGATTAAATCCAACTGGTTCGTTTAAAGATCGTGGAATGGTTATGGCGGTTGCTAAAGCGAAAGAAGAAGGCGCCGAAGCAGTTATTTGTGCTTCCACAGGGAATACATCGGCAGCCGCAGCGGCATACGCAACACGTGCAGGATTAAAAGCGTACATCGTTATTCCAGAAGGCAAAGTCGCTCTTGGCAAATTAGCGCAGGCAGTCATGTATGGTGCTGATATTATCTCGATTCAAGGTAATTTTGACGAAGCATTAAAATCCGTGCGTGAACTTGCTAAAACTGAAGCAGTTACCCTTGTAAACTCTGTTAACCCATACCGTTTAGAAGGTCAAAAAACAGCTGCATTCGAAATCTGTGAACAATTAGGTTCCGCGCCAGATGTACTTGCGATTCCAGTAGGTAATGCCGGAAATATTTCTGCATACTGGAAGGGTTTTAAAGAATGGAACGAGGCTAAAGCTTCTGGACTTCCGCGGATGCATGGCTTTGAAGCAGAAGGGGCTGCGGCGATTGTTCAAGGGAAACCGATTGATAACCCGGAAACAATTGCAACAGCGATTCGTATCGGAAATCCAGCTAGTTGGGGGCTTGCAGAAGCAGCTCGCGATGAATCTGGTGGCTACATTCATTCTGTAACAGACGACGAAATTGTGAATGCGTATAAAAAAATTGCAGCACAAGATGGTGTCTTCATTGAGCCAGGTTCTGCCGCATCTTTAGCCGGCGTTATCCAACATGTTGCAAATGGAACGATTAAAAAAGGCGAAACAGTCGTTTGTGTATTCACTGGAAATGGCTTAAAAGATCCAGATACTGCGATGAGTGTGCATGAAATTCCAATTTCTCACGTAGATGATATCGAAGCAATGCGCACACATTTACGTTCAGGAGTGAATGCTTAA
- the thrB gene encoding homoserine kinase, with the protein MRIRVPATTANLGPGFDSCGLALTLYLTLDIGEEADSWYIEHNIGGGIPHDETNVIIETALNLAPNLTPHHLVMACDIPPARGLGSSSAAVVAGIELANTLAELNLSKEEKVRIAAEIEGHPDNVAPAVLGNWVVGAKLDGEDFYVRHLFPDCALIAFIPKAELLTSESRGVLPDTLPFKEAVQASSIANVMIAAILRNDMTLAGEMMERDLWHEKYRSKLVPHLTKIRDVAKSEGAYAACLSGAGPTVLVFAPREVADTLQTSLQSLEIDADVLLLDVEGSGAEVFR; encoded by the coding sequence ATGCGTATTCGTGTCCCAGCAACAACGGCCAATCTTGGTCCCGGCTTTGATTCATGTGGTTTAGCGCTAACATTATATCTCACGTTAGATATTGGCGAAGAAGCGGATTCTTGGTATATCGAACATAACATTGGTGGCGGTATTCCGCATGATGAAACCAATGTAATTATCGAAACAGCCCTAAACTTAGCGCCTAATTTGACGCCGCACCATTTAGTGATGGCATGTGATATTCCGCCGGCTCGCGGGCTTGGTAGCAGTTCAGCCGCAGTTGTCGCGGGAATTGAATTAGCCAACACACTTGCAGAACTTAATCTTTCAAAAGAAGAAAAAGTGCGCATAGCCGCTGAAATAGAAGGTCACCCGGATAATGTCGCACCAGCTGTCCTAGGAAACTGGGTTGTAGGGGCAAAGTTAGACGGCGAAGATTTTTATGTGCGTCACCTTTTTCCAGATTGTGCTTTAATTGCGTTTATTCCAAAAGCTGAACTACTTACTTCGGAAAGTCGCGGCGTACTTCCCGATACACTTCCATTTAAAGAAGCAGTACAGGCGAGTAGTATTGCCAACGTGATGATCGCGGCTATTTTGCGCAATGATATGACGTTAGCTGGGGAAATGATGGAACGCGACTTATGGCATGAAAAATATCGTAGCAAATTAGTACCACATTTAACCAAAATTCGAGATGTTGCCAAAAGCGAAGGTGCTTATGCTGCTTGTTTAAGTGGCGCAGGCCCTACTGTCTTAGTATTCGCTCCTCGCGAAGTAGCGGACACACTGCAAACATCTTTACAATCACTGGAAATAGATGCAGACGTCCTTTTGCTTGATGTAGAAGGAAGCGGCGCAGAAGTTTTTCGTTAA
- a CDS encoding thymidine kinase codes for MAQLFFRYGSMNSGKTIEILKVAHNYEEQNKTVAIFTSGIDDRDQVGFISSRIGLKREATPIFSDTNIFEIVSNINPKPNCVLLDESQFLEKEHVFQLAKIVDSLNIPVIAYGLKNDFRNELFEGSKYLLLYADKLEEMKTICWFCAKKATMVLRVDDKGKPVYTGEQIMIGGNDHYYPVCRKCHANPPIK; via the coding sequence ATGGCACAATTATTTTTCCGTTATGGTTCCATGAATAGTGGGAAAACCATTGAAATTCTAAAAGTCGCACATAATTATGAAGAACAAAATAAAACAGTAGCTATCTTTACTTCAGGGATTGACGATAGAGACCAAGTTGGCTTCATTTCAAGTCGAATTGGACTGAAACGAGAAGCAACTCCTATTTTTAGCGACACGAATATTTTTGAAATCGTATCGAACATTAACCCGAAACCAAATTGTGTTCTTTTAGATGAATCACAATTTCTAGAAAAAGAACATGTATTTCAATTGGCGAAAATTGTGGATAGTTTAAACATCCCAGTAATTGCTTACGGACTAAAAAATGATTTTCGAAATGAATTATTTGAAGGCTCGAAATACTTGCTCCTATATGCGGACAAATTAGAAGAAATGAAAACAATTTGCTGGTTTTGTGCTAAAAAAGCGACGATGGTTCTGCGCGTTGATGACAAAGGAAAACCAGTGTATACAGGCGAACAAATTATGATTGGCGGAAATGACCACTATTACCCAGTGTGCCGCAAATGCCATGCCAATCCACCAATAAAATAA